The following coding sequences are from one uncultured Bacteroides sp. window:
- a CDS encoding TonB-dependent receptor, which produces MKNKKSICLFSKSVTILLISLSLFMSAQWVTANAQQKVRVTGKVTDNAGGTIIGATVLEKGTTVGTITDIEGNFALSVSTGSTLVISYIGYVTQEIKAVSGKPVSIVLQEDAQALDEVVVVGYGTMQRKNFTGSVTTVKAADSPLALMPTSNAMDILRGTATGITVSQQQGAGQSPSLLVRGQKSVNGGGNPLIVMDGVIYMGSFRDIDPSTIESMSVLKDATSLAAYGSQAANGVVMITTKKGKIGKPVITFNSSIALSTIANKPDVLSPERYLAKVNALQGLAEDADPSSWMTDFEYENYKSGTTTNWMDYITRTGAMQNYSASVSGATERVNYYISGSYTDQSGVTKGDDYKRNAFVARLQSDITDWLQVGGQANYTYNNYSGATLGDGQIYQAIRLSPYGRSTRPSGGIEKYPRQEGIYMVNPLWNVKSGTIDDYDTYATTAMKGHFLVKCPWIKGLSYRFNASYAVEHVVRDYFTHEGYYVAEGKTEDRYSPSAISSYLSKANGYSARTKNTSWVIDNIINYNHQFGKHFVDFTGVYTRDSKIYDYRKMTGSDFTALGNTTLGANGLTYAETQKITNIDYSKHNDIGYLARLNYSYNDTYHLNASIRRDGSSVFGANNKWGNFPAVGVAWTVSNEEFMKKVSVINYLKLKASWGKNGNQALNPYQTLSTIALGQKGGYNYPFGNTSTVSWGQRISSLGNADLGWETTEAINYGFDMGLMNNRLHVEFDGYFSKTTEQIFNRTVPVMGNGITSMKATMGQVNNWGIEATITSQNLKLKDFEWNSGLTFYMNRNKLKELYGDGKDDISNSLFLGKSLGAIYGYKAIGIVQESDTEYMSANNAVAGDVKFANLDDSEDGKITSDDRTILGYNKENFRMNLSNTLKYKDFELYFLFTGVFGGNGYGRSVNIYAYRTASDVVFDNNLNHGWWTAENPSNKYPRVAYTDGRYTPTQNYGFVRLQDLSLSYTFHQPWVQKLHITGFKVYAAAKNVFTLTGWDGGDPEIRQTLGGGYSYGYPLASTYSFGVNLTF; this is translated from the coding sequence ATGAAAAACAAAAAAAGCATTTGTTTATTTAGTAAGAGCGTAACTATCTTGCTGATAAGTTTAAGTCTTTTTATGAGTGCGCAATGGGTAACTGCTAATGCTCAACAAAAGGTAAGGGTTACTGGAAAAGTTACCGATAATGCCGGAGGAACTATTATTGGGGCTACGGTATTAGAAAAAGGTACTACAGTGGGTACTATAACCGATATTGAAGGTAACTTCGCTTTGTCTGTATCTACAGGATCAACTTTAGTAATTTCTTATATAGGATATGTAACTCAAGAAATTAAGGCTGTGAGTGGAAAACCTGTTTCTATTGTATTGCAAGAAGATGCTCAAGCCTTAGATGAAGTTGTAGTAGTAGGTTATGGTACTATGCAACGCAAAAATTTTACCGGATCTGTTACCACTGTAAAGGCGGCTGATTCTCCACTCGCTTTGATGCCGACTTCTAATGCAATGGATATTCTTCGTGGTACGGCAACAGGTATTACCGTCTCACAACAGCAAGGAGCTGGTCAAAGTCCTTCTCTTTTAGTGCGTGGGCAAAAATCTGTAAATGGAGGTGGTAACCCTTTAATTGTTATGGATGGTGTTATCTATATGGGCAGCTTCCGCGATATTGATCCTAGTACTATTGAAAGTATGAGTGTACTGAAAGATGCAACTTCTCTTGCTGCATATGGCTCTCAAGCAGCAAATGGTGTTGTTATGATTACAACTAAGAAAGGAAAGATCGGGAAACCGGTGATCACTTTTAATTCATCAATTGCTCTTTCAACTATCGCTAACAAGCCTGATGTGCTTAGTCCTGAAAGATACTTAGCTAAAGTTAATGCTTTGCAAGGGCTTGCCGAAGATGCTGATCCTTCTTCTTGGATGACAGATTTTGAATATGAAAATTATAAATCTGGTACCACTACCAATTGGATGGATTATATTACTCGCACGGGGGCTATGCAAAATTATTCCGCATCAGTATCCGGTGCTACAGAGAGGGTTAATTATTATATATCAGGTTCATATACTGATCAATCTGGGGTAACTAAGGGAGATGATTATAAGAGAAATGCTTTTGTAGCCCGTCTTCAAAGTGATATTACGGATTGGTTGCAAGTAGGTGGCCAGGCAAACTATACTTATAATAATTATTCAGGAGCCACTCTTGGTGATGGGCAAATTTATCAAGCTATTCGTTTATCTCCTTATGGAAGAAGTACAAGACCTAGTGGTGGTATTGAAAAATATCCTCGTCAAGAAGGTATTTATATGGTTAATCCTTTATGGAATGTAAAAAGTGGTACGATTGATGATTATGATACGTATGCTACTACTGCCATGAAAGGACACTTTCTTGTTAAATGTCCTTGGATTAAAGGTTTAAGCTACAGGTTTAATGCTTCTTATGCTGTGGAGCATGTAGTGAGAGATTATTTTACTCATGAAGGATATTATGTAGCTGAAGGCAAAACTGAAGATCGCTATTCTCCAAGTGCTATATCTAGCTATTTGAGTAAGGCGAATGGTTATAGTGCTAGAACAAAGAATACTTCTTGGGTTATAGACAATATTATTAATTATAACCATCAATTTGGAAAACATTTTGTAGACTTTACTGGAGTTTATACACGTGATTCCAAAATTTATGATTATCGCAAAATGACCGGTTCTGACTTTACTGCACTTGGAAATACAACACTTGGAGCTAATGGGTTGACGTATGCTGAGACTCAAAAAATCACGAATATTGATTATTCTAAACACAATGATATTGGTTATCTAGCGAGATTGAATTATAGCTATAATGATACTTATCATTTGAATGCATCCATTAGAAGAGATGGTTCTTCTGTGTTTGGAGCGAATAATAAGTGGGGAAATTTCCCTGCAGTAGGTGTTGCTTGGACAGTATCAAATGAAGAATTTATGAAAAAAGTTTCTGTAATTAATTATTTGAAACTAAAGGCATCTTGGGGTAAAAATGGTAATCAAGCTCTTAATCCTTATCAAACGCTTTCTACTATTGCTTTAGGCCAAAAAGGAGGTTATAATTATCCATTTGGAAATACTTCAACTGTAAGTTGGGGACAACGCATCAGTTCTCTTGGTAATGCAGACTTAGGTTGGGAAACCACCGAGGCCATTAACTATGGTTTTGATATGGGATTAATGAATAATCGTTTGCATGTAGAATTTGATGGTTATTTTTCGAAAACGACGGAGCAAATTTTTAATCGTACAGTACCTGTGATGGGTAATGGTATTACCAGTATGAAGGCAACAATGGGGCAGGTTAACAACTGGGGTATTGAAGCAACCATTACGAGTCAAAATTTGAAACTGAAGGATTTTGAATGGAATTCCGGATTGACCTTCTATATGAATCGTAATAAACTAAAAGAACTCTATGGGGATGGTAAAGATGATATTTCAAATAGTTTATTTTTAGGTAAATCTCTAGGGGCAATCTATGGTTACAAAGCGATTGGTATAGTTCAGGAGAGTGATACTGAATATATGTCTGCTAATAATGCTGTTGCAGGTGATGTGAAATTTGCCAATCTGGATGATAGTGAAGATGGAAAGATTACATCTGATGACCGTACTATCCTAGGATATAATAAAGAAAATTTCCGTATGAATCTGTCGAATACACTTAAGTATAAAGATTTTGAATTATACTTCTTATTTACAGGTGTTTTTGGAGGAAATGGATATGGTCGCAGTGTGAATATCTATGCTTATCGTACAGCGAGTGATGTAGTTTTTGATAATAATCTGAATCATGGTTGGTGGACTGCTGAGAACCCAAGTAATAAATATCCGAGAGTAGCTTATACCGATGGGCGTTATACTCCGACTCAGAACTATGGATTTGTTCGTTTGCAAGATCTTAGCCTTTCATATACTTTTCATCAACCTTGGGTTCAAAAACTTCATATAACCGGTTTCAAAGTATATGCTGCTGCTAAAAATGTATTTACTCTCACAGGATGGGATGGCGGTGACCCTGAAATTAGACAGACCCTTGGTGGCGGCTATAGCTATGGTTACCCCTTGGCTTCCACTTACTCTTTTGGTGTAAATTTAACTTTTTAA
- a CDS encoding BNR repeat-containing protein, with translation MGYSRTSVNTTVFRNNSLVTHKDTQYIAYYDADSYMVLGKRKLGSEHWTLKRSQYKGNCADAHNIISLMVDGDGYLHVSFDHHGQPLNYCKSVSPGSLTLGDKMPMTGVDEADVTYPEFYLLHNGDLIFVYRSGSSGRGNLVMNRYLLKSKKWVRVQDVLIDGEGKRNAYWQLYVDKAGTIYLSWVWRETWLVETNHDLCFACSRDGGKTWEKSNGEKYVLPINAANAEYACRIPQKSELINQTSMSADDEGHPYIATYWRERDSKVPQYRLVWFDGKTWRQQQVSHRTTPFSLSGGGTKSIPIARPRLVIDKNEIFYIFRDIERGSKVSLAYTKSLGSKKWHIKDLTDFSVGAWEPSYDTELWKNKKQLQIFVQHTSQGDGEKVTNMAPEAVYVLQTFRE, from the coding sequence ATGGGATATAGTCGCACATCAGTGAACACAACTGTATTCCGAAACAATTCTCTGGTGACGCATAAGGATACTCAATATATCGCTTATTATGATGCGGACAGCTACATGGTTTTGGGTAAACGAAAGTTGGGCTCTGAACATTGGACCTTGAAACGCTCGCAATATAAAGGCAATTGTGCTGATGCGCATAACATCATCAGTCTGATGGTGGATGGCGACGGCTATCTTCATGTATCGTTTGATCATCATGGACAGCCACTCAATTATTGCAAAAGTGTGTCTCCTGGTTCACTGACATTGGGAGATAAAATGCCGATGACAGGTGTGGATGAGGCGGACGTGACGTATCCGGAATTCTATCTTCTGCATAATGGCGATCTGATTTTTGTATATCGCTCCGGCTCCTCCGGCCGAGGGAATCTTGTGATGAACCGCTATCTACTTAAAAGTAAGAAATGGGTGCGGGTTCAAGATGTGCTCATTGACGGTGAAGGGAAACGAAATGCTTATTGGCAGCTTTATGTAGACAAAGCAGGCACGATCTATTTGTCGTGGGTTTGGAGAGAAACGTGGTTGGTGGAAACGAATCATGACCTCTGTTTTGCCTGCTCGCGAGATGGTGGAAAGACTTGGGAAAAATCGAATGGTGAAAAATACGTTTTGCCTATCAATGCAGCCAATGCAGAGTATGCTTGCCGGATTCCTCAAAAAAGTGAACTGATCAATCAGACGAGCATGTCGGCAGATGACGAAGGACACCCTTACATTGCTACTTATTGGCGTGAACGTGATTCTAAAGTTCCTCAATATCGCCTTGTTTGGTTTGATGGGAAAACGTGGCGGCAGCAACAGGTGTCTCATCGTACCACTCCTTTCAGTCTGAGCGGAGGAGGTACTAAGTCTATTCCTATCGCCCGTCCACGCTTGGTGATCGACAAGAATGAAATCTTCTATATTTTTCGGGATATAGAGCGAGGGAGTAAAGTTTCGTTGGCCTATACGAAGAGTTTGGGAAGTAAGAAATGGCATATTAAAGATCTGACTGATTTCTCAGTTGGAGCTTGGGAGCCTAGCTATGACACGGAGTTGTGGAAGAACAAGAAGCAATTGCAAATATTTGTGCAGCACACTAGTCAGGGCGATGGCGAAAAGGTGACGAATATGGCTCCCGAGGCCGTGTACGTTCTTCAAACTTTCCGTGAATGA
- a CDS encoding glycoside hydrolase family 2 TIM barrel-domain containing protein, with amino-acid sequence MKKLTKHLLLGAIMCAFGNNLSAQTPDWENPSIFAVNKEAPRASALPYNNEQLAVKDNYEQSPYYLSLDGIWKFRWVKIPAERPVNFYKEDYNTSDWDNIKVPGNWELQGYGTPIYTNLVYPYPKNPPYIPHSDNPVGSYKRSFDLPQAWNGRRVYLHFDAGTSAMYIWVNGQKVGYSQVTKSPAEFDITAYVKSGKNDVAVEVYRWSDGSYLEDQDFWRLSGIDRNVYLYSTAQTRIQDFFAKPDLDSSYKNGLLNVDVTLKNYQSTASEQSVELALLDKAGKSLFRISKMALISANGNETIRFSKKVSSPKLWSNETPDLYTVLLTLKDKNGKLVEVTSCKTGFRKVEIKDGVLLLNGKSLLVRGVNLHEHNQYTGHYVDEETMLKDIRMMKLFNVNAVRLSHYPQSPLWYKLCDEYGLLLCDEANIESHGMGAELQGWFDKSKHPAYLPEWAPAHKDRIVRLLERDKNHPSIILWSMGNECGNGPVFHEMYKWLKQRDPSRPVQFEQAGENANTDIVCPMYPSIKYMKEYASRKDVKRPFIMCEYAHAMGNSTGNFQEYFDIISTSKHLQGGFIWDWVDQGLATKDENGRFYWGYGGDFGATAYRSDENFCLNGLVFPDRTPHPGLYEVKKVYQDILFKAKDLGKGMITVQNRFLYTNLKNYDFKWELIKNGDVISQGSFALAQSAGTTKDVKLPVPAVQAEAGAEYFLNLFAYTKNPTRFVPQGHEVAREQLAFASNDYFTVQPATKGDVQMKEERNGLSLLCQNVEMNFNKRSGELSSYRYKGEQLLGSAPQPQFWRAPVDNDFGNRMDVLCNIWRTAGMNKQLRSMDVKQEEGKVLITSTYFLRDVSSNYTVQYTAYADGRLQVNASWKAGVVSLPEIPRFGMQLKLAEEFSNFSWYGRGPYENYSDRNTASLIGCYNSTVAEQYVPYLRPQENGNKTDVRWLTLTNKDGLGVRIDGLQPLSVSALNNLPADFDPGLTKKQQHINDINPRKEVILQVDLLQRGVGGDNSWGNYPHEKYLLKADAYSYGYIISPVNK; translated from the coding sequence ATGAAAAAATTAACGAAGCATTTACTCTTGGGAGCGATAATGTGTGCCTTTGGAAATAATCTGTCGGCCCAAACACCCGATTGGGAAAATCCCTCCATTTTTGCTGTGAACAAAGAAGCGCCTCGTGCTTCGGCTCTGCCTTATAATAATGAGCAGCTAGCTGTAAAGGATAACTACGAACAGTCTCCGTATTACTTGTCGCTTGACGGGATATGGAAATTTCGTTGGGTTAAGATTCCTGCCGAACGTCCGGTTAATTTCTATAAAGAAGACTATAATACTTCTGATTGGGACAATATCAAAGTTCCTGGTAACTGGGAATTGCAAGGCTATGGTACTCCGATTTATACCAATTTGGTTTATCCTTATCCTAAGAATCCGCCTTATATCCCTCATTCTGATAATCCTGTTGGAAGTTATAAACGTTCGTTCGATCTGCCTCAGGCGTGGAACGGTCGCCGGGTTTATCTTCATTTTGACGCAGGAACATCGGCTATGTACATCTGGGTTAATGGTCAGAAAGTCGGTTATAGTCAAGTAACGAAGAGCCCTGCGGAGTTTGACATCACTGCTTATGTGAAGTCGGGTAAAAACGATGTGGCTGTTGAGGTATACCGTTGGAGTGACGGATCTTATTTGGAAGATCAGGACTTCTGGCGTTTGTCGGGTATTGACAGAAATGTATATCTTTATAGCACAGCACAAACTCGCATACAGGACTTTTTTGCAAAGCCGGATTTGGACAGCTCATATAAGAATGGTTTGTTGAATGTAGATGTGACATTGAAAAATTATCAATCCACTGCTTCAGAACAGAGTGTGGAACTTGCTTTACTTGACAAGGCGGGTAAGAGTCTGTTTCGTATCTCAAAGATGGCTCTTATTTCTGCTAACGGAAATGAGACAATTCGATTTTCAAAAAAGGTTTCTTCACCTAAACTTTGGAGCAATGAGACTCCCGATCTGTATACTGTACTGCTAACGTTGAAAGATAAAAACGGAAAGTTAGTTGAAGTTACCTCTTGCAAAACAGGATTCAGAAAGGTGGAGATAAAAGATGGCGTACTCTTGCTAAACGGCAAATCTCTGTTAGTACGCGGAGTTAATTTACACGAACACAATCAATATACTGGTCATTATGTTGACGAAGAGACCATGTTAAAGGACATCCGCATGATGAAATTATTCAATGTTAATGCTGTTCGTCTGAGCCACTATCCACAGAGTCCGCTTTGGTATAAGTTGTGCGATGAGTATGGGTTATTGCTTTGCGACGAAGCTAACATTGAAAGCCATGGGATGGGTGCCGAACTTCAAGGATGGTTTGACAAGAGCAAACATCCTGCTTATTTGCCTGAATGGGCTCCGGCTCACAAAGATCGTATCGTACGATTGCTAGAAAGAGATAAAAACCACCCGTCCATCATTCTTTGGAGTATGGGTAACGAGTGTGGAAACGGTCCGGTGTTCCATGAAATGTACAAATGGCTCAAGCAGCGTGATCCGTCTCGTCCTGTTCAGTTTGAACAAGCAGGTGAGAATGCGAATACTGACATTGTCTGTCCGATGTATCCGAGCATTAAGTATATGAAAGAATATGCTTCTCGTAAAGATGTAAAACGTCCGTTCATCATGTGCGAATATGCCCATGCGATGGGTAATAGTACTGGAAACTTTCAGGAATATTTTGATATTATATCTACCAGCAAACATTTGCAAGGCGGATTCATTTGGGACTGGGTTGATCAGGGATTGGCTACGAAGGATGAAAACGGACGATTCTATTGGGGATATGGAGGTGACTTTGGTGCTACAGCCTATCGAAGTGATGAGAATTTCTGTCTGAACGGTTTAGTGTTTCCTGATCGCACACCACATCCGGGATTGTACGAGGTGAAGAAAGTGTATCAAGATATTCTTTTCAAAGCCAAAGACTTGGGTAAAGGAATGATTACAGTACAAAACCGATTCTTGTATACGAATTTGAAGAATTACGATTTTAAATGGGAACTGATCAAAAATGGAGACGTAATCAGTCAAGGCTCTTTTGCGCTTGCTCAATCGGCAGGAACAACTAAAGATGTGAAGCTTCCTGTTCCTGCAGTACAAGCTGAGGCAGGTGCAGAATATTTCTTGAACTTGTTTGCATACACTAAAAATCCAACAAGATTTGTTCCCCAAGGTCATGAAGTGGCACGTGAACAACTTGCTTTTGCTTCGAATGATTATTTTACTGTTCAGCCTGCTACTAAAGGTGATGTGCAGATGAAAGAGGAGAGAAATGGCTTGAGTTTGCTTTGTCAGAATGTGGAGATGAACTTCAACAAGCGTAGCGGAGAACTTTCGTCATATCGCTATAAAGGCGAACAACTGTTGGGTAGTGCTCCTCAACCTCAATTCTGGCGTGCTCCGGTTGATAATGACTTTGGTAATCGCATGGACGTTTTGTGTAATATCTGGCGTACGGCAGGTATGAATAAACAGTTGAGATCAATGGATGTGAAGCAAGAAGAGGGTAAGGTTCTGATTACTTCAACTTATTTCTTGAGAGATGTATCGTCCAACTATACTGTGCAATATACAGCTTATGCTGACGGGCGTTTGCAAGTAAATGCATCGTGGAAAGCCGGAGTTGTTTCATTGCCTGAAATACCTCGTTTTGGTATGCAGCTCAAATTGGCTGAAGAATTTAGTAATTTTAGTTGGTATGGCCGCGGCCCTTATGAAAACTATTCGGATCGGAATACAGCCAGTCTTATAGGGTGTTACAATAGCACGGTTGCTGAGCAATATGTTCCTTACTTGCGTCCGCAAGAGAATGGAAACAAGACCGATGTACGTTGGTTGACGTTGACTAATAAAGATGGCTTGGGAGTACGCATTGATGGCCTTCAACCGTTGAGCGTCAGTGCACTCAATAATTTGCCAGCAGATTTCGATCCAGGACTGACTAAAAAGCAGCAACATATCAATGATATTAACCCTCGCAAAGAGGTGATTCTGCAGGTCGATCTGCTTCAAAGAGGTGTAGGTGGTGACAATAGTTGGGGGAATTATCCACATGAAAAATATCTGTTGAAAGCGGATGCTTATTCGTATGGATACATTATTAGCCCTGTTAATAAATAG
- a CDS encoding DUF2264 domain-containing protein has protein sequence MRNKKPVFLLLLLLIFLPSQTVQAKKKVEKELNDRTYWCNLLYKMAAPVLSNMSKGKLRENMQVEVSPTWDGRDKGVTYMECFGRLMGGLAPWLSLPDDDSVEGVQRKQLREWALKSYAQAVDPASPDYLLWRKEGQALVDAAYIAESFLRAYDALWLPLDSVTKQRYITEFKLLRRVDPPYTNWLLFSATVESFLMKANAGADNYRINSALRKVNEWYVGDGWYSDGPKFAFDYYNSYVIHPMYVECLEVVTDRKQNWIASRKQYETAVTRMQRFGVILERFISPEGTFPVFGRSITYRTAVLQPLALLALRHELPKSLPNGQVRAAMTAVMKRMFASDANFNEKGFLRLGFTTSQPNIADWYSDNGSMYLASLAFLPLGLPADDPFWTDAAQSWTSKKAWDGEDFPKDHAYYEKQ, from the coding sequence ATGAGAAATAAGAAACCTGTGTTCCTCTTATTATTACTTTTAATCTTTTTGCCATCGCAAACGGTGCAAGCCAAAAAGAAGGTGGAGAAAGAACTTAATGACCGCACTTATTGGTGCAACTTGTTATATAAGATGGCAGCGCCTGTACTTAGTAATATGAGTAAGGGGAAGCTGCGGGAAAATATGCAAGTGGAGGTGAGCCCAACTTGGGATGGCCGTGATAAAGGGGTGACATATATGGAGTGTTTCGGACGCTTGATGGGTGGACTTGCTCCTTGGCTTTCTTTACCTGATGATGATAGCGTTGAAGGTGTTCAACGTAAACAATTGCGAGAATGGGCTTTAAAAAGTTACGCACAAGCTGTTGATCCAGCTAGCCCGGATTATTTATTGTGGCGCAAAGAAGGACAGGCTTTGGTGGATGCGGCATATATAGCAGAAAGTTTTTTACGAGCTTATGATGCTCTATGGCTACCACTGGATAGTGTGACTAAACAACGCTATATAACTGAATTTAAACTTCTTCGAAGGGTAGATCCTCCGTATACTAACTGGTTGTTGTTCTCTGCAACAGTTGAATCTTTCTTGATGAAGGCGAATGCCGGCGCGGATAATTATCGAATTAATTCGGCTTTGCGTAAGGTGAATGAATGGTATGTAGGCGACGGTTGGTATTCTGACGGACCGAAGTTTGCTTTTGATTACTATAATAGTTATGTGATTCACCCTATGTATGTGGAGTGTCTTGAAGTGGTTACCGATCGTAAACAAAACTGGATTGCTTCTCGTAAACAGTATGAAACGGCTGTGACACGGATGCAGCGTTTTGGCGTTATTCTTGAACGATTCATCTCTCCTGAAGGAACGTTCCCTGTTTTTGGACGCTCAATAACTTATCGCACGGCGGTTTTGCAACCTTTGGCATTGTTGGCATTGAGACACGAATTACCTAAGTCTCTGCCTAACGGACAGGTACGTGCGGCTATGACGGCAGTGATGAAGCGAATGTTTGCATCGGATGCCAACTTTAATGAAAAAGGCTTTTTGAGACTGGGTTTTACAACTTCACAACCTAATATCGCTGATTGGTATTCGGATAATGGAAGTATGTACTTGGCGTCGTTGGCATTTTTGCCTTTGGGACTTCCTGCTGATGATCCCTTTTGGACGGATGCTGCTCAGTCATGGACTTCTAAGAAAGCATGGGATGGTGAGGACTTTCCTAAGGATCATGCATATTATGAAAAACAATAA
- a CDS encoding RagB/SusD family nutrient uptake outer membrane protein, whose product MMKTKKYILTALAAMTLGAVSCNDSDFLTEKPKTIYTIENSFNTTDQVEAAVTNLYLHIRYWFTINNFMKGLGTDILDTPQWRSSGNGYSNFSTWSTSYGPTKDVYNAYYQLVAYANMAIYGAELETLTWDSDDAKNSAIGQSRFFRGFAYLTLGELFGGVPLVDQVYQTVKLDFVRSTREETYKFAIADLEAAVDALPEHPEEAGRVAKGAAYHYLAEAYLALATELNNDETYLQKSVDAASAAMSLHSLMTERFGTRAAPTGGTAMNGVNAYYANGDVFFDLFQRGNLDYSEGNTEALWTLENDYTVYHEHGGDNYLAYPRNFGPVMRNVYWKDSYKENGANACPWDGNIDASAYPGSNVCAYLGGRTVSSVAPTEYVVDGVWNGQFADDMRNSNSNIRRSFICLDRNHSMYGKVVTKDMLAESNLDRYYPIWTKFSPIDDWGYEDLADGGNRSNMYRDDYACRLGETYLLRAEAYLRMGNKTKAAADINVLRNRAHCSHLATEAEVDLNFILDERVRELFLEERRWCTLLRMGGTVAADHIKAHSYYMADHVSYTGNIDWNLFPIPQSVIDANLNAVLEQNPGWD is encoded by the coding sequence ATGATGAAAACAAAAAAATATATACTCACAGCCTTAGCTGCTATGACTTTAGGAGCTGTTAGTTGTAATGATTCTGATTTTTTGACTGAAAAGCCGAAAACGATTTATACGATTGAAAATTCGTTCAATACCACAGATCAGGTGGAAGCAGCTGTGACCAATTTATATCTTCATATTCGTTATTGGTTTACTATCAATAATTTCATGAAAGGATTGGGTACGGATATCTTGGATACTCCTCAGTGGAGATCAAGTGGTAATGGTTATTCAAACTTTTCTACTTGGTCTACATCTTATGGTCCTACGAAAGATGTATATAATGCGTACTATCAATTAGTTGCTTATGCTAATATGGCTATTTATGGTGCTGAACTAGAAACTTTAACATGGGATAGTGATGATGCTAAAAATAGTGCTATTGGTCAATCTCGATTTTTTAGAGGTTTTGCATACTTGACGCTTGGAGAACTATTTGGTGGTGTACCCTTGGTAGATCAGGTTTATCAAACGGTAAAGTTGGATTTTGTTCGTTCAACTCGCGAGGAAACTTATAAATTTGCTATTGCTGATTTGGAAGCTGCCGTAGATGCATTGCCTGAGCATCCTGAAGAAGCCGGACGAGTAGCCAAGGGTGCTGCTTATCATTATTTGGCTGAAGCTTATCTAGCATTGGCAACAGAATTAAATAATGATGAAACGTATTTGCAAAAATCAGTAGACGCTGCAAGTGCTGCTATGAGCTTACATTCTTTAATGACTGAACGTTTTGGAACTCGTGCTGCTCCAACCGGAGGCACTGCGATGAATGGAGTGAATGCATATTATGCGAATGGTGATGTTTTCTTTGATCTTTTCCAACGTGGTAATTTAGATTATAGTGAAGGTAATACTGAAGCTTTATGGACGCTTGAGAACGACTATACCGTTTATCATGAACATGGTGGTGACAATTATTTAGCTTATCCTCGTAATTTTGGTCCTGTAATGCGTAATGTTTATTGGAAGGACTCTTATAAAGAAAACGGAGCCAATGCGTGTCCATGGGATGGAAATATTGATGCATCGGCATATCCGGGATCAAATGTTTGTGCATACCTTGGAGGACGTACAGTTTCGAGTGTAGCTCCAACTGAATATGTAGTTGATGGTGTTTGGAATGGTCAATTTGCAGATGATATGCGTAATTCGAATTCAAATATCCGTCGTAGCTTTATTTGTTTAGATCGCAATCATAGCATGTATGGTAAGGTGGTTACTAAGGATATGCTGGCTGAGAGTAACTTAGATCGTTATTATCCTATTTGGACTAAATTCTCTCCAATTGATGATTGGGGATATGAAGATTTAGCAGATGGTGGAAATCGTTCTAACATGTATCGTGATGATTATGCTTGTCGTTTGGGTGAGACTTATTTGCTTCGTGCTGAGGCTTATTTACGTATGGGAAATAAAACTAAAGCAGCGGCTGATATAAATGTTCTGCGTAATCGTGCTCATTGTTCTCATTTGGCTACCGAAGCTGAAGTTGATCTAAATTTTATACTTGATGAGCGTGTTCGGGAACTCTTTTTAGAAGAAAGAAGATGGTGTACTTTACTTCGTATGGGAGGCACTGTTGCTGCAGATCATATAAAGGCTCATTCTTATTATATGGCTGATCATGTATCCTATACTGGTAATATTGACTGGAACTTATTCCCTATTCCACAGAGTGTAATTGATGCGAACTTGAATGCTGTTCTTGAACAGAATCCGGGTTGGGATTAA